The nucleotide sequence ATGGTTGATGGACAATAGGGATATGGATGACATTTACGAAGAGATGACCGCGGTTGATATCACCAAAAGTAAGGTGTTCCCTGGATTGTTCATTAGCTGTACCACGCTAAAAGATCCCACAAGTTTCGATGGAAAACACCACTCCCTTGAAGTCATTACCTATATTAATCCCGATTCATTCTCCAAATTTAACAAAGAGGATAAACAGCGATCACAGGAATATTTGGAATTCAAGGAAATATTGACCTGTAAAATGATAAATACCTTGGAACGTGCCCTACCAGGTATTAGTGATCATATTGTTCACAAAGAATTGGGAACACCCATCACCAACAAGTACTACTTGAATGCTACCAATGGCAGCGTTTATGGTACCGAAAAGAGTTTTGGACAGATAGGTCCCTTTGCGTTCAAGGCTAAGAGCGAAATTGAAAATTTGTATATGTGCGGTGCAAGTATCCAATCCCATGGACTGGCCGGCGCTAGCTATTCCGGGGTCCAAACGGCAGCCGCCATTCTAAATTGTAGACAGGATGATCTAATAAAACCAGATGATTCCCAAAACATCAGGATCTTTGAAGCAGAAGACCATTCCGGCTATCCAAAAGATATCCAACAAAAAATAAATTTGAGAAAAGCGAGACGACTATCAAATAAAAAAAGCATAACAACCCAACCCTAATTTAAATATTAACATATCTTCCAATCAATTTTATCAATATGAAAGCATTAAAATTATCAATGGCGTTATTTGCACTAACCGTTTTCACTATGAACAATAGTTATGGACAGGATTGGCCCAATCTAGAGCACTTTTCAGAAGATAACAAAAAGGTGGGAATGCCGGCTCCCAATGAAAATCGTGTGGTATTCATGGGCAATTCCATTACCATAGGCTGGCTGAACAAAAGGCCGGAGTTCTTTGAAGGGAAAACCTATATCAACAGAGGCATTAGTGGGCAGACTACACCCCAGATGTTATTGCGTTTTAGACAAGATGTAATTGACCTGAAGCCTAAAGTTGTGGTTATTTTGGCAGGAACCAATGATATTGCCGGAAATACAGGACCTTCAACTCCAAAAATGATATTGGACAATATAAAGTCCATGGCAGAACTTGCCAGGGCCAACGATATTAAGGTTATTATCTCCTCCGTACTTCCTGCCTTCGATTACCCATGGAAACCTGGATTAAATCCCAATGAAAAAATACCTGCACTCAACAAACTTCTAAAAGAATATACGGAAGCAAATGGTCATATATATCTTGACTATTATACAGCAATGGCTGATAATAGAAACGGACTTCCAAAAGAATACGCTCATGATGAGGTTCATCCTACCCCCGAGGGTTACGCCGTTATGGAACCATTGGTGGAAGAAGCAATAAGACGAGCTTTGCAATAGGGTTGGATTTTCTTACCTTTTGAAAAAAATATTCTGTGAGGTATTTTTAATTTAAATCCCGGCTAAGAATGAGAAAACTACTCTTTATATTTTTGTATACAAGTATTTGTTTGGGCCATGCACAAGATATTTTTGAGGTAAAGGGACTTTGTATAGCCGCGCCCAATGCTGATAGTGTAACCGAGTTTGTGAAATTCGTTGATGAAGAATTGGGTCCTATTGGCATCAACACCTTAGTACTTCGGGTAGATTTTAATTATGCCTATGAATCAAGACCGGAATTAAGGGGCAATAACCCATTGTCTAAGGAACAAATAAAGGAATTGGTAGCTGTTGCCAAAAAACACCATATAAATCTAATTCCCCAAGTAAATTTATTCGGACATCAGAGTTGGGCAGAAAAAACCAATAAACTACTGGAAGTATATCCCGAATTTGATGAAACGCCACATATTAAAATACCTGAAAAATATGAATGGCCCAATGCTGATGGACTCTACTGCAAAAGTTATTGCCCGTTACATCCGGAGGTGCACGATGTGGTGTTTGATCTGGTAGATGAAATTATTTCCGTCTTCGAAGCCAAAGCCTTTCACGCAGGAATGGACGAGGTATTTTACATAGCGGATGAAAAATGCCCCCGTTGCCAAGGAAAAGATCCTGCTACAATATTTGCGAATGAGGTTAATAAAATAAGTCGACATTTGGAGATCAAAAACAAGCGACTTTGGATTTGGGGCGATCGTTTAATAGATGCATCCACTTCCGGCATCGGAATGTGGGAGGCCAGTATGAACAACACTTCCAGGGCCATAGACCTAATTGATAAATCTGTAGTGATTTGCGACTGGCATTATGAAAAGGCATTACCAACCCCTGCCCTATTTGCCCTTAAGGGATTGGATGTTGTAGCCTGCCCTTGGAAGAAGCCAGACGTTGCCAAAGAACAGGTTAATATGATGTATAAATTTAAAGAAAACGCAACTCCGGAAATGAAGGAACACTTTTTGGGTATGATGCATACAGTTTGGTCTTCTGCCAGTGAATTCATAAAAAGCTATCATACCCAAAAGGACAAAGAAATCAATCCAGTTACCCAAGAAGTCTGTTTTAGGGCAATGATGGCCGCAATAAAGGATGTAGAAAGAATTGGTAAAAACGTCAATTAGATTTTACATAAAACTGCCTGGGTCATCCGCTATCCAAAACACTTAATTCCCAAGCCTTAATTGACCATATAGCGAAATATATTTCTACTTTTGACAAATGAATAAAAGTAGTATCAGCATTCTTATTCCTTATAAAAATACCGCGGAATTTCTACCGGACTGCATACAATCCATCATCGACCAAACACATGAAGACTGGGAAATTCTGGCTGTAAATGACCATTCTACCGACAATAGTTTGGATATCATGTATTCATATGCACAAAAGGATACCAGGATCAAGGTATTGATAAATGAAGGCAAGGGAATTATTGAAGCCCTTAGAACAGCCTATTCGCATTCCCAGGGCACCTATATAACCAGAATGGATTCTGATGACGTTATGTCCCCAAATAAATTGGAAACCATGGTTAATTCCCTTAAAAACCATGGACAGGGACATGTAGCTCTAGGAAAAGTGAAATACTTTTCAAAAGAGGGGGTTGGGGATGGTTACAAGAGTTATGAAAAATGGTTGAACCGCTTAACGGAAAAGGGATTAAACTATTCTGAAATATATAAGGAATGTGTAATACCCTCCCCATGTTGGATGGTAGATAGGAAAGATTTGGAAAAGGCCGGGGCATTTGCTTCGAACCGCTATCCTGAAGATTACGACCTAGCCTTCCGTTTTTATGGGCAGGGTCTAAAATGTATTCCAACCAATGAGCTTCTCCACTATTGGCGCGATTATGGCCATAGAACATCCCGAACCAGTGAACACTATGCCCAAAACTATTTTTTGGACATTAAACTCCATTATTTCCTAAAACTTGACCATGACAATCGAAGCCCTTTGGTACTATGGGGTGCAGGTAACAAAGGGAAATCCCTGGCCAAAAAACTTCTAAAAAAAAACATAGCTTTTACATGGGTATGCAACAACTCCAATAAGATTGGTTTGGATATTCATGATAAAAAGATGGATCACTATCTAGAAATAAACAATCTACAAAATGCCCAAATTTTAATTACTGTTGCCAACAAAGAAGCGCAGGAATTTATAAAGGAATATTTGTTGGCACAGGGAGAAAAAACTGTACAAGACTTTTTCTTTTTTTGCTGAACTTAATATTGAGCCTCATCTTTAAAAAATATTCCTCCTATTTCCAATAACTTAATTAGCCCACAGATGGACAATAAATTTAAGACTGCCTCGAAATTCTTTTCTTATATTTGAAAAATTAAATTTAGGAATGCTTTTTAAACATCCGGAACTGCTTTGGGCCCTTTTACTTCTCCTTATTCCTATTTTTATTCACCTTTTTCAACTACGTAGATTTAAGAAAACCCCATTTACTAATGTAAAAATCTTAAAAAAAGTAGTGGCGGAATCCAGGAAGAGCAACTCATTAAAAAAATGGCTCCTTTTAATTACCCGACTATTGCTCCTAACTGCACTTATAATTGCTTTTGCCCAACCCTTTATTCCAGGGAAATCTGCGCTAAAAAACAACGAAACAGTCATTTACCTTGATAATTCCCTAAGTATGCAGGCCAAAATGGGAACAGCTACCTTATTGGAAAATATGGTTCAAGGGATACTAAAATCTGTTCCTGAGGAAAATGTTTTTACACTTTTTACCAACGATAAAATATATCGGGAAGTCCGTATTGGCGACATCAAAAATGATTTGCTTGCCCTGCCCTATTCCAAGAACCAATTAAAGCTTAAAGAAATTAATTTAAAGGCCAAAACCTTGTTCTCCGGAACTGAAGGCACGCGAAAAGATCTGGTCTTGATTTCCGATTTTCAAATAAGTATCAACACACCCATTACAGACTCGCTTCCCGATATAAATAGACATTTGGTAAAATTGGCACCGGAGAACCTAGTCAATATTTCAATTGATACTGTTTTTATCAATTCCATATCCTCAGATAATTTGGATTTAAAAAGCATTCTCTCTACCAATACAGAATTGGACAATTCTCCTGTTTCCCTATACAATGGAGAAAAATTAATTGCAAAAACATCGGTCACCTTCAATAAGAATAAAAAAGGCGAGGTAATTTTCACCATTCCGGCAAACGAACTTATAAATGGAGAAATTGTAATCTCCGATTCAGGACTTAATTATGACAATAATCTTTACTTCAATTTAGGCAAACAAGATAAAATTAAAGTACTATCCATAGGGGATGCCGATAATAATTATTTAAGGCGTATTTTTGGGGAGGAGGTATTTCAGTATTCCAACTTAAGCTTAAAGTCACTGAATTACAGCCTTTTGGAATCACAAAATTTGATTATACTCAATGAACTTAACTCCATCCCCGTAGCTTTGCAAAATGCCCTGCAAGCATTTAAAAATACCGGAGGCAGCTTAGTAATTATTCCAAGTGGCCAAATTGATTTGGAAAATTACAATTCCTTTTTGATGGGACTTTCCAATACTATGTTACTTTCTTCGGTTACGGAAGAAAGAAAAATTAGTCAGATTGCCTTTGCCCATCCCCTGTATAAAAATGTATTCGAAAAAGAAGTAACCAATTTCCAATACCCCTCCGTCAAATCATTCTATACTACTAAATCGGCCATACCAAAAATCCTTTCTTACCAAGGTGGTGATCCATTTCTGGTAGGGGAAGACGGCTTTTATTTATTTACAGCATCGATATCCAAGGAAAATTCAAATATTTTAAATTCTCCCTTAATTGTCCCCACCTTGTACAACATGGGTATGGCAAGTCTTAAAATTCCGAAGATTTATGAGATGATAGGTGGCAAAACCACTGTTGATATTCCTATTGATCTTACAAAAGATAGGATTTTGAAAGTGTCCCAAAAAGATTTCGAATTTATACCCTTTCAACAGTCCTATACCAACAAAACCACCTTAACTTTTGATGATTATCCTGAGGTCTCCGGGATATACGATATAACGGACGAAGGAAAGGTAGTTAAGCACATCAGCTTCAACTTTCCAAGGGCGGAAAGCCAGTTACAATATATGGATCTCGATGAACTCAAAGCTAGTGGTAAAAATGACAATGTTGAAGCATTGTTCCAAAATATAGAAAAAGACAATAGCGTCAACGAGCTTTGGAAATGGTTTGTTATTTTAGCATTAGCATTTATATTTATTGAGGTTCTTATCCAAAAATTTCTGAAATGAACATACTTTTAAAATCTGCCAAGATAGTTGCTCCTAACAACAAGGAACTTCATTTAAAAAAGCGCGATATATTTATAAAAAATGGGGTAATTGAAGATATTGCTGCCAATTTGGATGTTCAAGGAAAAACTAAGGTCATCCAATATAAGAACCTACATGTATCCCTTGGATGGTTCGACTCTTGCGTAAGTTTTGGCGAACCGGGCTATGAGGAAAGGGAAACCATTGAAAATGGCCTATATACAGCCGCAATGAGCGGTTTTACGGATATTGTCCTAAACCCCAATACCAATCCCCTTCCCGATAGCAGCTCGGATATTGTCTTTTTGAAGAATGCCTCCAAAAATGCGGCCACTACCCTTCATGCTTTGGGAACTTTGACCGTTAAGTCTGAAGGAGAAAGCTTGGCCGAACTATATGATATGAAAACCGCCGGTGCCGTTGGGTTTTATGATTACAAATTGCCTTTAAGGAACTCGAACCTTTTAAAAATTGCCTTGCAATACGCCCATAATTTCAATGGACTTGTACATTCTTTTCCTATGGATCTGCAGATTGCCGGAAAAGGAATAGTCAATGAAGGTGAAGTATCTACAAAATTGGGGTTAAAAGGAATTCCCAATTTAGCCGAGGAGCTAAATATTGTCAGGGATCTGTTCATATTGGAATATACGGGAGGAAAACTACACATCCCCACTATTTCAACGGCCAATTCTGTGAAACTCATTGCGGAAGCCAAAAAAAAGGGATTGGATGTTAGTTGTAGCGTGGCAGTACACAACCTATGCTTCACCGATGATACTTTGACAGAGTTCGATTCCCACTTTAAATTGATGCCTCCACTTAGAACCCAATTAGACCGCAAGGCTTTGATTAAGGGACTAAAGGATGGAACCATAGATTTTGTTACCACAGACCATAGACCTATGGATATTGAGCACAAAAGAGTGGAATTCGATAATGCCTCGGACGGCACCATAGGCCTAGAAAGCGCTTTTGGAATGTTAAATCAAATTTTTGATCTTGATACCACCATTTCCCTTTTGACCAAAGGTCGCGAAAGATATGGTATTGAAACACCTGTGCTGAAAGTAGGTGAAAATGCAGCGCTTACCCTATTTGACCCCGATCAGGAATATACCTTTGAAGATGAGGACATTTTATCCAATTCAAAGAATAGTTGTTTTGTGGGAAGTAAACTTAAAGGAAAGGTTTATGGAATTGTTTCCAACAATCAAATAATTAACTAAATTTATAGGAACTAAAATCTAAACCATGGACCAGAAAACTATAAGTGAGGGAAAAACTATGGCATTAATCAGTTATATTACTGTTATTGGTCTGCTTATTGCCTTTATAGTAAACAGTGATAAAAAAAATGAATTTGTCAAATTCCATATTGGACAATCTTTAAGGGTGTGGATCTTGGCCATTGCACTTTCTATTGTCCTTGGACTTATAGCTGTTACAATGGGGATGGGATTCCTTAGAATATTACAGTGGGCCCCATGGGTTTTGGCTGTAATGGGAGCCATTAATGCCTACAATGGCAAATTGGAAAAATTACCAATTATTGGATCTATTGGAGAATAATTATTAGGATCAATAAATTCATAGAGGTCTAATAAGGGCCTCTTTTTTTGTTCAAATTTTAAACTTGACTAACTTTGCCTCTATGGATAATGTAATTAAGGAAGGAAAGACTACGGCAATTGTAGCTTACCTCACTATGGTAGGGGCGTTGATTGCCATATCGATGAATTCGGATCCCAAGAACGAGTTTGCCCGGTTTCATACCCGACAGGCTTTTGGATTACATCTCGTTTTCCTTGGCTTTGCTCTTTTTTTAAGTAATTGGTACAACGAATATGCCTGGTATGGCCTCTACGTTTTTTATATAGTACTTTGGTTCTATGGCTTTCTCGGAGCCCTGAACAACAAGAAACAAGAGGTGCCCGTACTTGGTCCCTATTTTCAAAAATGGTTCACTTTTATATCTTAGAATGACTACAGCTCCCCTTTCATTGGAACATCTTATTAGACCATCAAATATTACCGAAGGCAAGCCTCCCGTGCTGTTCATGTTCCACGGCTATGGAAGCAACGAGGAAGATCTGTTTTCCTTTGCCTCAGAACTGCCTCAAGAACTTTGTATCATATCCGTAAGGGCCCCCTACCCTATGCAACCCTATGGTAATGCATGGTATGCCATTAACTTTGAAGCCGAAAAAGGCAAATGGAACAATGAGGAAGAAGCAGTCCTTTCCAGGGATAAAATTAAAGTGTTTATAGAGGAAGCTTGCAAAACCTATGGCTTGGACGAAAAAAATGTGACCCTATTAGGGTTCAGTCAAGGTACCATACTAAGTTATGCGGTGGCCCTATCCTACCCTGAGTTGGTCAGGAATGTAATAGCCCTAAGTGGCTATATCAATGAAAACCTTATGTTGAAGAACTATCAGGGAAACAACTTCAAAAATTTAAAGATCTATGCCTCCCACGGAAGTGTAGACCAGGTAATCCCTGTTGCTTGGGCCCAACAAGCCCCCGGTATTTTAAATAATCTAAACATAGACCATGTATATGAGGAATTCCCGGTAGGCCATGGTGTGGCCCCACAAAATTTCTACTCCTTCAAGACATGGCTTCAGGATAAAATTTAATTGCTACGGGTGTACAATAAGTGGTCCATCAAAGAAAAATCCACACCCAGATCATCCTTAAGTTCATACTTGATCAATACTTCGCCCCAATATTTCCCATCCGAGAAATCGGCCAAAATCCATTTATGGTTTAAAATCTTGATCTTGTTTATCTTGAAATCGTTTTCCATACCCTCATAAGGGATTAGGGGGTTATCCCCTTTACTTTCATTGGTCTCCAATAATTTATCCGATATATAGAGACTGGGATCCTTCAAATTTAAATGGTCGTAATAGGCCAAGGCATCATCATTGTTTTCCAAAGAAAAATATTGGTTGTCCAAAACCTTTATATGCAGTTTCTGTATGGAATCCTCCAATTGGGAAAGCTTCTCCTCCTGGGCCTCTATTTTTGTGTTTTTAGCCTTCACCATATTATTGGTACTTACAAATTGGTAAAGTGCTATCAGTGAAACGAATATGAACAAATACAAGTAAATCTTATGTTTCATTCCCTTATTTTCTTTTTATTGGTTTAATACTAATTTTTAAGTTGAAATATTTCCCTGAACCATCTTCTATAGGGTTGTTTAAACCTCTATAACCAGATTGTCATATGCCAAATGCACATTTTCTGGAAGCAGTTTCTCCACCTCATCATGAAAACCCAATAAGTGGCTTATATGGGTCAAATAAGCCGTTTTAGGCTTTACGATATCGATGAATTCCAAGGCTTCCTCCAAATTAAAATGGGAATGGTGTGGTTCTATCCTCAGGGCATTGACTACCAGTGTGTTAACCCCTTTTATTTTTTCCATTTCTACTTTTTCCATGCTTTTGACATCGGTTAGATAAACAAAGTCCTGTATTCTAAACCCAAAAACCTGTAATCTATTGTGTTGCGCCTCCACAGGTATGGCCATTAAGTTTCCGATCCTAAAAGGTTTATTGTTTTTTATGGTATTGATCTCTACGGCCGGAGCACCTGGATATCGATTTTCATCGGCGAAAATATAATCGAACCTTTCCTTGATCGAAGTCACAACCCGTTCATGGGCATAGATAGGAATATCCCCCTGTCTAAAAAAAAAGGGTCTTATATCATCTATTCCCGCAGTATGGTCGGAATGTTCATGGGTAAATAAAATTCCATCTATCTTTACCACATTATTGGCAAGCATTTGCTGTCTAAAATCGGGGCCACAATCTATTACATAATTATAGGAATCCCAAGAAACCATTACCGAAACCCGTAGCCGTTTATCCTTGGAATTATTGCTTAAACAGACCGGGTGTTTGCTCCCAATTACGGGGATTCCCTGCGATGTTCCAGTACCTAAAAAAGTTATTTTCAATCTTATATCTATTTAATCCAAATTTATAACTATTTTATTTAATAGATAACTCAATCTTTTTAACTTTGCTACAAGCAAATAAGACACTATGTCCAATATTTTTAAGAAAGAAATCGCTTTTACCAATGTTCCGTCCATTAAGGCAAAAACCTTAAGGATAAATTTGAATCCAGATATTTACGGTACATTTTCTGAAATAGGTGCAGGACAAGAAACTTCCGCGCACTTTTTTAGGTCGGGCGGTGCTTCTGGTACCATTGCAAAAGCGATGAGTGCATACGATAAGGATTTTAGTGATGCTATTTATGGTATAGAGGAAGACGGTAGGTATGTAACCCAGTCCAGGTTAAAAAAAATGTTGGCCCATGAAATGGAAAACATGGACAATAGGATAAGCCGGGAAAAACATCCCGACAGATTGTTTTTTTCCTATGCCAATACGGTTGCTACTATTGATTTCTCCAAGAGATACAAAGGGCACGGATGGATCGGAATACGTTACCAATTGGATCCCAAACAAAA is from Arenibacter algicola and encodes:
- a CDS encoding SGNH/GDSL hydrolase family protein, producing the protein MKALKLSMALFALTVFTMNNSYGQDWPNLEHFSEDNKKVGMPAPNENRVVFMGNSITIGWLNKRPEFFEGKTYINRGISGQTTPQMLLRFRQDVIDLKPKVVVILAGTNDIAGNTGPSTPKMILDNIKSMAELARANDIKVIISSVLPAFDYPWKPGLNPNEKIPALNKLLKEYTEANGHIYLDYYTAMADNRNGLPKEYAHDEVHPTPEGYAVMEPLVEEAIRRALQ
- a CDS encoding family 20 glycosylhydrolase codes for the protein MRKLLFIFLYTSICLGHAQDIFEVKGLCIAAPNADSVTEFVKFVDEELGPIGINTLVLRVDFNYAYESRPELRGNNPLSKEQIKELVAVAKKHHINLIPQVNLFGHQSWAEKTNKLLEVYPEFDETPHIKIPEKYEWPNADGLYCKSYCPLHPEVHDVVFDLVDEIISVFEAKAFHAGMDEVFYIADEKCPRCQGKDPATIFANEVNKISRHLEIKNKRLWIWGDRLIDASTSGIGMWEASMNNTSRAIDLIDKSVVICDWHYEKALPTPALFALKGLDVVACPWKKPDVAKEQVNMMYKFKENATPEMKEHFLGMMHTVWSSASEFIKSYHTQKDKEINPVTQEVCFRAMMAAIKDVERIGKNVN
- a CDS encoding glycosyltransferase family 2 protein, whose amino-acid sequence is MNKSSISILIPYKNTAEFLPDCIQSIIDQTHEDWEILAVNDHSTDNSLDIMYSYAQKDTRIKVLINEGKGIIEALRTAYSHSQGTYITRMDSDDVMSPNKLETMVNSLKNHGQGHVALGKVKYFSKEGVGDGYKSYEKWLNRLTEKGLNYSEIYKECVIPSPCWMVDRKDLEKAGAFASNRYPEDYDLAFRFYGQGLKCIPTNELLHYWRDYGHRTSRTSEHYAQNYFLDIKLHYFLKLDHDNRSPLVLWGAGNKGKSLAKKLLKKNIAFTWVCNNSNKIGLDIHDKKMDHYLEINNLQNAQILITVANKEAQEFIKEYLLAQGEKTVQDFFFFC
- a CDS encoding BatA domain-containing protein — its product is MLFKHPELLWALLLLLIPIFIHLFQLRRFKKTPFTNVKILKKVVAESRKSNSLKKWLLLITRLLLLTALIIAFAQPFIPGKSALKNNETVIYLDNSLSMQAKMGTATLLENMVQGILKSVPEENVFTLFTNDKIYREVRIGDIKNDLLALPYSKNQLKLKEINLKAKTLFSGTEGTRKDLVLISDFQISINTPITDSLPDINRHLVKLAPENLVNISIDTVFINSISSDNLDLKSILSTNTELDNSPVSLYNGEKLIAKTSVTFNKNKKGEVIFTIPANELINGEIVISDSGLNYDNNLYFNLGKQDKIKVLSIGDADNNYLRRIFGEEVFQYSNLSLKSLNYSLLESQNLIILNELNSIPVALQNALQAFKNTGGSLVIIPSGQIDLENYNSFLMGLSNTMLLSSVTEERKISQIAFAHPLYKNVFEKEVTNFQYPSVKSFYTTKSAIPKILSYQGGDPFLVGEDGFYLFTASISKENSNILNSPLIVPTLYNMGMASLKIPKIYEMIGGKTTVDIPIDLTKDRILKVSQKDFEFIPFQQSYTNKTTLTFDDYPEVSGIYDITDEGKVVKHISFNFPRAESQLQYMDLDELKASGKNDNVEALFQNIEKDNSVNELWKWFVILALAFIFIEVLIQKFLK
- a CDS encoding dihydroorotase — encoded protein: MNILLKSAKIVAPNNKELHLKKRDIFIKNGVIEDIAANLDVQGKTKVIQYKNLHVSLGWFDSCVSFGEPGYEERETIENGLYTAAMSGFTDIVLNPNTNPLPDSSSDIVFLKNASKNAATTLHALGTLTVKSEGESLAELYDMKTAGAVGFYDYKLPLRNSNLLKIALQYAHNFNGLVHSFPMDLQIAGKGIVNEGEVSTKLGLKGIPNLAEELNIVRDLFILEYTGGKLHIPTISTANSVKLIAEAKKKGLDVSCSVAVHNLCFTDDTLTEFDSHFKLMPPLRTQLDRKALIKGLKDGTIDFVTTDHRPMDIEHKRVEFDNASDGTIGLESAFGMLNQIFDLDTTISLLTKGRERYGIETPVLKVGENAALTLFDPDQEYTFEDEDILSNSKNSCFVGSKLKGKVYGIVSNNQIIN
- a CDS encoding DUF4870 domain-containing protein; its protein translation is MDQKTISEGKTMALISYITVIGLLIAFIVNSDKKNEFVKFHIGQSLRVWILAIALSIVLGLIAVTMGMGFLRILQWAPWVLAVMGAINAYNGKLEKLPIIGSIGE
- a CDS encoding alpha/beta hydrolase → MTTAPLSLEHLIRPSNITEGKPPVLFMFHGYGSNEEDLFSFASELPQELCIISVRAPYPMQPYGNAWYAINFEAEKGKWNNEEEAVLSRDKIKVFIEEACKTYGLDEKNVTLLGFSQGTILSYAVALSYPELVRNVIALSGYINENLMLKNYQGNNFKNLKIYASHGSVDQVIPVAWAQQAPGILNNLNIDHVYEEFPVGHGVAPQNFYSFKTWLQDKI
- a CDS encoding MBL fold metallo-hydrolase, which gives rise to MKITFLGTGTSQGIPVIGSKHPVCLSNNSKDKRLRVSVMVSWDSYNYVIDCGPDFRQQMLANNVVKIDGILFTHEHSDHTAGIDDIRPFFFRQGDIPIYAHERVVTSIKERFDYIFADENRYPGAPAVEINTIKNNKPFRIGNLMAIPVEAQHNRLQVFGFRIQDFVYLTDVKSMEKVEMEKIKGVNTLVVNALRIEPHHSHFNLEEALEFIDIVKPKTAYLTHISHLLGFHDEVEKLLPENVHLAYDNLVIEV